The Agrococcus carbonis genome has a window encoding:
- a CDS encoding flavin monoamine oxidase family protein, with the protein MAETCDVVIIGAGAAGLSAATRLARAGVSVRVLEARDRVGGRTWTREIDGAMLEIGGQWVSPDQTALLQTLEELGLETYPRYRDGESLYVDRDGVAHRYTGEIFPAGPETEAEIERLVALLHGMSLEVGADEPWAHPRAAEYDAISWREWLRRQSDDETATDVVSLYVAEAMLTKPAHSISLLQALLMAASAGGFEHLVDEGFILDRRVVGGMQQVSERLAAELGDAVRLNAPVRRLERGDDGVVAYADGGIEVRAKRAVVAVPPNLYSRIDFQPPLPRMRHQAHQHVSLGLVIKVHAVYDTPFWREDGLSGTVFAPFETITEVYDNTNHDDPRGTLVGFVSDLAADASFGLGEEAQRQQILEGLARYFGPKALEPRVFYLSDWGSEEWTRGAYAASFDLGGLSRYGALQTQPEGAIHWACSDIAAAGYQHVDGAIRRGWAAADEVLEQLRA; encoded by the coding sequence ATGGCGGAGACCTGCGACGTAGTCATCATCGGCGCCGGGGCCGCGGGCCTCAGCGCCGCGACGCGACTGGCACGAGCCGGGGTGAGCGTGCGGGTGCTCGAGGCGCGCGACCGCGTCGGCGGCCGCACCTGGACGCGCGAGATCGACGGCGCGATGCTCGAGATCGGCGGCCAGTGGGTCTCGCCCGACCAGACGGCCCTGCTGCAGACGCTCGAGGAGCTCGGCCTCGAGACCTACCCGCGCTACCGCGACGGCGAGAGCCTCTACGTCGACCGCGACGGCGTCGCGCACCGCTACACCGGCGAGATCTTCCCCGCCGGGCCCGAGACCGAGGCGGAGATCGAGCGCCTCGTCGCCCTCCTGCACGGCATGAGCCTCGAGGTCGGCGCGGACGAGCCGTGGGCGCACCCGCGCGCGGCGGAGTACGACGCCATCTCCTGGCGCGAGTGGCTGCGCCGCCAGTCCGACGACGAGACCGCGACCGACGTCGTCTCGCTCTACGTCGCCGAGGCGATGCTCACGAAGCCGGCCCACTCGATCAGCCTGCTCCAGGCCCTGCTCATGGCCGCATCCGCCGGCGGCTTCGAGCACCTCGTCGACGAGGGGTTCATCCTCGACCGCCGCGTGGTCGGCGGCATGCAGCAGGTCTCCGAGCGGCTCGCGGCCGAGCTCGGCGACGCCGTGCGCCTGAACGCGCCCGTGCGCCGGCTCGAGCGCGGCGACGACGGCGTGGTCGCCTACGCCGACGGCGGCATCGAAGTGCGCGCGAAGCGCGCCGTCGTCGCGGTGCCCCCCAACCTCTACAGCCGCATCGACTTCCAGCCGCCGCTGCCGCGCATGCGCCACCAGGCGCACCAGCACGTCTCGCTCGGCCTCGTCATCAAGGTGCACGCCGTCTACGACACGCCGTTCTGGCGCGAGGACGGCCTCTCGGGCACGGTCTTCGCCCCCTTCGAGACCATCACCGAGGTCTACGACAACACGAACCACGACGACCCTCGCGGCACGCTCGTCGGCTTCGTCTCCGACCTCGCGGCGGATGCGTCGTTCGGCCTCGGCGAGGAGGCCCAGCGGCAGCAGATCCTCGAGGGGCTCGCGCGCTACTTCGGGCCGAAGGCGCTCGAGCCGCGCGTGTTCTACCTCTCGGACTGGGGCTCGGAGGAGTGGACGCGCGGCGCCTACGCCGCGAGCTTCGACCTCGGCGGGCTCTCCCGCTACGGCGCCCTGCAGACGCAGCCCGAGGGCGCCATCCACTGGGCCTGCAGCGACATCGCCGCTGCCGGCTACCAGCACGTCGACGGCGCGATCCGCCGCGGCTGGGCCGCTGCCGACGAAGTGCTCGAGCAGCTCCGCGCCTAG
- a CDS encoding TetR/AcrR family transcriptional regulator → MTAGRRTRKTPAVRRDEIRTAARTIALESGLSAVTQRAVAEQVGIAPGLITHYVDRMDLLVAEIFRDIAREELEQVRAAVDAVSGDVDRVLVLLRELIGDYRRDVALVWVDGWSLSRRSDDLAAVLTGEARAWEAFVGEVLERGHRAGALHAPDPLALARFVVGATDGLSAQAAVWAGYERETLGTVVRTVAGLLRIPAEELRARGY, encoded by the coding sequence ATGACCGCAGGCAGGCGCACCCGGAAGACCCCCGCAGTGCGGCGGGACGAGATCCGGACGGCGGCGCGGACGATCGCGCTCGAGAGCGGGCTGAGCGCGGTCACGCAGCGCGCCGTGGCCGAGCAGGTGGGCATCGCGCCCGGGCTCATCACGCACTACGTCGACCGCATGGACCTGCTCGTGGCCGAGATCTTCCGCGACATCGCGAGGGAGGAGCTCGAGCAGGTGCGCGCCGCCGTCGATGCGGTCTCCGGCGACGTCGATCGGGTGCTCGTGCTGCTGCGCGAGCTGATCGGCGACTACCGGCGCGACGTCGCGCTCGTCTGGGTCGACGGCTGGAGCCTCTCGCGCCGCAGCGACGACCTCGCAGCCGTGCTCACCGGCGAGGCGCGCGCGTGGGAGGCGTTCGTCGGCGAGGTGCTCGAGCGCGGCCACCGCGCCGGCGCGCTCCACGCCCCCGATCCGCTCGCGCTCGCGCGCTTCGTCGTGGGTGCCACGGACGGCCTGAGCGCGCAGGCCGCGGTCTGGGCCGGCTACGAGCGCGAGACCCTCGGCACGGTCGTGCGCACGGTCGCGGGGCTCTTGCGCATCCCCGCCGAGGAGCTGCGCGCACGCGGTTATTGA
- a CDS encoding agmatine deiminase family protein: MSWRMPAEGDEHERLWMAFPHGENAGGDAGEVAAAHEAWAAVANAASEFEPVTMVVDPAERDAARRLLSSAVDVVEAPLDDAWMRDIGPSFVLDEHGRLGAVDWIFNGWGAQDWASWEHDAKIGALVAELAGAELIPSPLVNEGGAIHVDGEGTVLLTETVQRDPHRNPGIGREAVEAELERTIGATHPIWLPRGLTRDYERYGTRGHVDIVATLVGEGRVLVHAQGDPAHPDHAVSREAMRVLGEATDAAGRRLEVLPLPAPATLRDDEGWVDWSYVNHVLVNGGIIACGFDEPAADAAAREALEAAYPGRRAVTVDARELYARGGGIHCITQQQPKARA; this comes from the coding sequence GTGAGCTGGAGGATGCCGGCAGAGGGCGACGAGCACGAGCGGCTGTGGATGGCGTTCCCGCACGGCGAGAACGCCGGCGGCGACGCCGGCGAGGTCGCCGCTGCGCACGAGGCATGGGCTGCGGTCGCCAACGCCGCGAGCGAGTTCGAGCCGGTCACGATGGTCGTCGACCCCGCCGAGCGCGACGCCGCGCGGCGGCTGCTCTCGAGCGCCGTCGACGTGGTCGAGGCGCCCCTCGACGACGCGTGGATGCGCGACATCGGTCCGTCGTTCGTCCTCGACGAGCACGGCCGACTCGGCGCCGTCGACTGGATCTTCAACGGCTGGGGCGCCCAGGACTGGGCGAGCTGGGAGCACGACGCGAAGATCGGCGCCCTCGTCGCCGAGCTCGCCGGCGCCGAGCTGATCCCGTCGCCGCTCGTGAACGAGGGCGGCGCGATCCACGTCGACGGCGAGGGCACGGTGCTGCTCACCGAGACGGTGCAGCGCGACCCGCACCGCAACCCCGGCATCGGCCGGGAGGCCGTCGAGGCCGAGCTCGAGCGCACGATCGGTGCGACGCATCCGATCTGGCTGCCGCGCGGGCTCACGCGCGACTACGAGCGCTACGGCACCCGCGGCCACGTCGACATCGTCGCGACGCTCGTCGGTGAGGGCCGCGTGCTCGTGCACGCGCAGGGCGACCCCGCGCATCCGGACCACGCCGTCTCGCGCGAGGCGATGCGCGTGCTCGGCGAGGCGACGGATGCCGCCGGCCGCCGCCTCGAGGTGCTGCCGCTGCCCGCACCTGCGACGCTCCGCGACGACGAGGGCTGGGTCGACTGGTCGTACGTCAACCACGTGCTCGTGAACGGCGGCATCATCGCGTGCGGCTTCGACGAGCCCGCCGCCGACGCGGCCGCGCGCGAGGCGCTCGAGGCCGCCTACCCCGGCCGCCGCGCCGTGACCGTCGACGCGCGCGAGCTCTACGCTCGCGGCGGCGGGATCCACTGCATCACGCAGCAGCAGCCGAAGGCCCGCGCGTGA